The Sphingomonas mesophila genome contains a region encoding:
- the rplT gene encoding 50S ribosomal protein L20 translates to MARVKRGVIARARHKKVLKAAKGYYGARSRVYRVAFQAVIKAGQYAYRDRRQRKRQFRQLWIARINAAARQNGLSYSKFINGLKKASVEIDRKILADIAVFDKVAFAALVEKA, encoded by the coding sequence ATGGCTCGTGTAAAACGTGGTGTTATTGCAAGAGCACGCCATAAGAAAGTTCTTAAGGCTGCTAAAGGTTATTATGGTGCGCGTTCACGTGTTTATCGCGTTGCGTTCCAAGCTGTAATTAAAGCTGGTCAATATGCTTACCGTGACCGTCGTCAACGTAAACGTCAATTCCGTCAATTATGGATTGCACGTATCAACGCTGCAGCACGTCAAAACGGTTTATCTTACAGCAAATTCATCAACGGCTTGAAAAAAGCTTCTGTTGAAATCGACCGTAAGATTTTAGCTGACATCGCTGTATTCGACAAAGTTGCATTCGCAGCTTTAGTTGAAAAAGCAAA